The Streptomyces sp. NBC_00454 DNA segment GTTACGTGGTCGGCCACGTCGCGGAGGTAGCGCTGGAGTTCCTCGTCGGTGCCGTACTTCGCGAAGCCCGCCATCAGGCTGTGGAGCATGCCGACCAGGGGGCGGGTGGCGCGTTGGAATTCGACCATTTCCCGGGAGAGTTCGTAGATGCGGCGGGAGACCTCGGGGTCACCGCGGAAGACCTCGGTCTCGATCTCGTCCATGTCGTTCTGGACGCCCTCCACGACCGGGGCGTAGCCGTCGACCACCGCGTCGAGGATGGCGTAGAGGGCGGCCTCCGGGCCCAGGGAGAGGAGTTCCGGGGACTCCTCCATGCGGCGGCGGACCGCGGAGAGGTCGGGGGCGGCGCCGTGGCGGACCGTGATCAGGAAGTCCGGGCCGACGAAGATGTGGAGCTCGCTGAAGTCGACCTCCTCCAGTGCGTCCAGGTAGCGGGCGGCGCGCAGGACCACGAAGAGGGTGTCGCCGTAGCGTTCCAGCTTGGGGCGCTGGTGGGCTTCCAGGGCGTCCTCGACGGACAGGGGGTGGAGGTTGAACTCGCCGGCCAGGGAGTGGAGTTCGATTTCGGTGGGGCGGTGCAGGCCGATCCAGGCCATGCCGTCGGGCTGTTCGCGCAGCCTGCGGAAGGTCTCGGCGAGGGTGGTGGGGGTGGCGACTCGGACGCCGTCGCGGTAGACGGCGGAGTCGATCACGCTGCGATGGTCCGGGGACGTGGGGGCCGGAGGGGCCGGCTTCGGGGACCGCGGGGGTGTGGCCGGGGGATTCGAGGCGGGGGATCCCGGGCGGCGCCAGCCGCCGGCGCGCTTCGCGGGCGAGGGTGAGCCGGGCGGCGAGGGGCGGCGGTCTGGGCGCTCCGACATCGAGGGTGACATCGCAGGCAGCTCCGGGGTGAGTGTGACTGATGTGCTTTGCGGGCAAGGGGCAGGATATAGCGCGGAATGGGGTGGTGTGGGTGCCCGTGGTGGGTGCCGGCGGTGGGTGCCGGTGGTGGGTGCTGGTGGTGGGTGCCGGTGGTGGGTGCTGGTGGTGGGCCTGTTGTGGGGGAGGGGTGTGGGCGGGGAGAGGTGATCGGTTTTGGGTTGCGGACAGAAGTTGTCCGCAAGGGCGGCTAGTTTGCTGTCATGGCCTCCACCTCCAGGACGACGCATCCCGTACTTGATACCCGTTCGCTGAACCGCGCCACGCTCGCGCGCCAGCTGCTCCTGAGCCGCGCCGAGATGCCGGCGCAGGATGC contains these protein-coding regions:
- a CDS encoding magnesium and cobalt transport protein CorA; its protein translation is MSERPDRRPSPPGSPSPAKRAGGWRRPGSPASNPPATPPRSPKPAPPAPTSPDHRSVIDSAVYRDGVRVATPTTLAETFRRLREQPDGMAWIGLHRPTEIELHSLAGEFNLHPLSVEDALEAHQRPKLERYGDTLFVVLRAARYLDALEEVDFSELHIFVGPDFLITVRHGAAPDLSAVRRRMEESPELLSLGPEAALYAILDAVVDGYAPVVEGVQNDMDEIETEVFRGDPEVSRRIYELSREMVEFQRATRPLVGMLHSLMAGFAKYGTDEELQRYLRDVADHVTHTSERVDGFRQALTEILTVNATLVSQQQNAEMRALAEAGFEQNEEIKKISSWAAILFAPTLVGTIYGMNFEDMPELKWAGGYPFAILLMAVVCVSLYVIFKRRDWL